A stretch of DNA from Gottschalkia acidurici 9a:
AATGGTTCTATGACTATGTTTCTGGAGGTTCACTATTAATAATTGATAATGGTGAAATTGATTTAAGTAAGATTCGTGCTAATAAAAACTTATAAAATGATATAAAAAGTAAAACTCTATTCTATTTTAATTTCTTTCATAATTCCAATAGAATAGAGTTCTTATTTTTGTAAGGCAAGTTATTATCACTCTGCTAAGAATATATTTACATCAAATTCACCAATAGATGTCTTTAGGGGTATTAGTATAGCTTTATTGTCAGACATAGATATTGACTTATATTCACCTAGAATTATTTGAGGTGGTGTAATATCGCAAGTGCAGCTATAACTGTTTAGGTCTATTAGCGCATTTCCACCAACGATATTTACTACTTCACCTATGGCTGAAGACACAAATTTGTCTATCTCATCCATATCCATTCCTGACATTATCTTAACCATTTCTAGAGTCATATCTTTAGTAAAGCTAAAAAAAACTGTACCTTTTAAATCCCCTGTAACACCTAGCATAACATTTGCATCTTTACCACTTATCATTTCATCTGCAACTTGTAATTCTCCTCTTTCTACATCTAAATCAAGCATTAGTTTAAATATATCTTGGATAGCCTTGTAAAAGGAGTTTATGTACTCTACTTTCATTGTACTTCCCCTCCTTTACTTTTTACGTATTCTCCTATTTTCTGATCCATTCTTCCTACATGCATAATCAACCATGTCATAAGCTTTGCACTAAGTTCTTGTATTTTTTCTTGTGTAAACCCTCCTTGTTCCAGAAGTTTAACATAATCATTAATGCCTTGCTTAAATTCAGCATGAATCTTTTTATGATTCTCAATATCTGGATATCCAATTTCCTCTTGATAAGCTTCCTCATCATTAAAATGATATACAACATAGTCTTGTAAAAACTCCATGGTCTCTTTAACTCTATCTAGCTTATCATCCCAGTTATCCTCATTTTGAACAATTTGAATAAAAGTTGATAGGCGATTAAACAATTCTTTGTGCTGCTCATCAATTAAATCTACACCCACTCTGTATTTATCTTTCCACATAATTTTTATACCTACTTTCTCTATTGATAATTTCTTCATATTAATCTATTGATACCCAGGTTTATAGATTTAAATAGAATATTCTTTATTTATTAATAAAGGTAATTTAATATTAATAATTAACTTTTGTATGTAATGAAATGTAATAAAAACGACACCGTTTTTTGTAAAATTTGTCACTTACTCATAAATTATTTATGCTATAATTACTTTGAATAATATATGGTGAGTATGAGATAGTTAACTAATATACCACTATATGAGATCAGACAATATTTAATTCATTATAAAATTTAATACATAAGGATGGTTGAAATGAAAAATAGAATATTAAAGAAAAGTTTTAGTTTAGCAATCGCAAGTATAATCTCTATTTCATCTGGAGGGTTAGCATATGCCTCTAATAATATTAATCTCAATTTTAATGGTCAAGGATATGTGCCTCCGTCAAATACTAAAGTTGAAGATGGTCATATAATGATTCCACTTAAATGGATAGCTGAACAACTAGGGGCTAAAGTATCTTGGGATAATGAAAATAAAACTGTTGATATTAAAGTTCCAGAAAGCCGTATATTACAATCTCAAATAAATAGTTTTATGTATGGACTTGAACCAAGAACACCTAAAGAAGCAGTTGATACTTGGCTTAAAGGAGTAAAAAGTCGTAGTGGATCAATTCAATATGCTATGCTTTCGACTAACTTACAAGAGAAAACATATGATAAGTTTAATGAAGGATATTGGAATACAGGAGGATCAAGTCCATGGATTGATGATATTGTATTCCTAAAAGAAGAAAATATAAATGATGCGAAAGTTGAATACACAATAGAATATAATTTAAAATCTTCAGCTGGAATTGAAGGTAAGGGTGAAAAAGTTATCACAATTGAGAAAAATCCTGAAGAATATAGTTCTAACTGGTATATAACTGAAATTAAGTCTAAGGAAAATAACTGTGAGATGTATACTCCTGCAGAAACTATAATTAAATAGCATTTTTTAAGATATCTTTATATTTTAATAATGGTGTTGCTACATACAATGGAACTCAAATTAATATATTGTATGTAGTAACACCATTTCTTATATAAGTTAATATTTAAATACTTATTAAACTTCTTTAACATAAATTAACTCATAGATATATATTTCTAAAAACTATATCTATAAAATACATTTTTATATACTTAATAAGTATCTTATATAATTACTTGTCCAATAATTCTTTAAGTTTCTTATGTGAAGGTACATTTATTCTTTTTAAATGATAAAGTTCATCAGTTATATCGGCATATTTACTCTTCGTAGTTAAAGTAACTTTAAAGTTCATATCTTTTAATACTTCCTCATTCGTATCATTATATTTACCATATGGATATGCAAAAACATATGAATCACAACCTATGTTTTCTTTTATGGCTTTTACAATGTTTTCTGTATCTTTAGAAAATCTATCATGATGTTGTTCTTTAGTTTCACCAGACTTTGGTAATGCACCTTCCCCGTGATCACTACTTTCCTTATAATAATGAAGGTTATAAGTATGTGGCTGTATTTCTACCAATCCACTTTCATACATCTCCTTTCCCTCTCCCCAAGAAAAGTAAGAGTATCTCGGATCATTATTGTAGTTAGCTATACCTAGTCTTGATCCAACTACAAATATAGTTGCCTTCATGTTCTTTTCTTTAAGTATCGGATAAGCATATTTATAATTGTTATAATATCCATCATCGAATGTTATAATTATGGGTCTATCTGGAAGTTTTCTTCTACCCTCTTTATAATCTATTAATTCTTTAAAAGATATACTTGTATAGCCATTTTCTTTTATATAGTCCATATCTTCTTTAAATCTTTTGTCTGTTATTGTTATTAGATTGTTTTTACTTTCGTCATTTACAACATGATGATACATTAATATGGGTATAATCGCTCTACTTGTGCTACTTACCTTATAACTTTCCGTAAACATGTTTTTTCCATATATGAATAGTACAATGCATACTATTATACCCATACTATATATTAAGTTCTTTTTCACTTTGCTTTCTCATCCTCTCATTTACTAAAGCATTTAATTGGCTCATCAGAATCCTACCCATATTTACCAATAAGATACTTACAACTAAAGTTAGAATAAACACTATTCCCAATGATTCAGTTCCTATTATCGATTTTAGGAAATATATAACAAAAAGATGTACTAAATAAACCCCAAAGCTTCTTTGCCCTATATAAGACAATCTATTTTTATCTTTTACTTTATTTTTATAAAAATATGATATGATTAAAGACGTAATTCCTATAGCAAGAGGAAATAAGCTAGATTTATTATACATATATCCTACTGTATCTGTTATAAAAGGAATTAGTAACCCTACTAATGTAACTACTGCGGATACAATTATAGATCTAGTAGGATTTTCTCTCATGTAGTTAAATATACTTTTTCTTTCATTTACTAACATTCCTAATGCGACAAATCCCCAATACTTTCCTGGATTGAGTCCACTGTAGAACACTAGTTTTATCCCGTACGATTTCTGTATCTCATAAGCTAAACATATAATAAAGTTACTTATCATCATAAACCATATAAAATTTACCCTTAAACTTTCTTTAAGCTTATATAATAATGGGATAAACGTTGCAAAAATCATATAATGAATTACAAAATATAGATGCACAGCAGTTTCCCCTAAAAGAACATCTGTTAATGTAAATTCTTTCTCTCTAACTTTTAAAAAATATAAACCATACATAGTAGAGAACATTACAAAAGGTAAATATACTTTAGTTATCTTGTTTACAAAATTTGATACCCACGGTTTCTGAGCAGTCCTCTCCATATAATATCCTTGAATCATAAAAAAGCATGGAACTGCCCATCTACTTATTTCTCCTATTAAAATATCAATTTTTCCTTTTCCCCTGAAAACATGTACTAAAATAACTGTGACTATAGCTATACCTTTTAGTATATCTACTATCTCATTTCTTTTTTTTCCTATATGTCATACCCCCATAAATAAAATAATTATTTTAGATACAAGTTAATATTACCATATTATCATTTTTTTATCATTAAATAGTTATTTTCACTTTTTAATTACTAACACACTTTTCAGTCCAAATATAGCCCATACCTCTAACAGTCTTTATATATTCAGGTTTTGAAGGATCATCCTCTATTTTTTCTCTTAACCTTCTTATATTTACTGCAACAGTATTTTGATCTATAAACTTTCCATCTATATCCCATAGTTCTGTTAATAATTGTTCTTTAGTTATTATTTGTTGATTGTTAAGTAGTAGATATCTTATGAGTTTTAATTCAGTTCTACTTAATAATATATCTTCCCCATTTTTGGTTAACTTCATATCTTGAGGATAAAAAGATATGTCATCAGAAGTTACTTTTCTATTCTGTTTTACTGTATTTCTTCTTAATCTTGCATTTATCTTAGATATTAAAACCATAAGACTAAATGGCTTAGTTATATAATCATCTCCACCTATATCAAGTCCTGCCACTATATCTATTTCTTCATCACAAGCAGTTAAAAATATAATTATTACTTCGCTAGTTTTTCTTATTTCTCTACAAAGATCAAGACCATTTCCATCTGGAAGTCCTACGTCTAGTATTATTAAATCTATATCTTGACTATAAAATATTTCTTTTGCTTCTTTTATATTTTCAGCTCTAAAAACTCTAAAATTTTCTCTTTCTAACTTAAAGCTAATTCCTCGATTTAAAGATTTATCATCTTCTACTAATAAAATAGTTTCCATATATCCACCTCTTAAATATTAAAATACTTGATAGATACATTATAGCAAATTTTGGGGAACTTAAATATCACATAAAAGGAAACCACTATGAGCAGCTTCCTTTTAACTTAATCTTCTTTCTATTTAAATAAATTATTTTAATTAATTGTTAAGCCTATATAATACTAACACATATACCTTACAATCATCTTAAATAATCCTTACACTTTTGTAAGGCAGATATTTTTATACTATTCCACAATTCTTATAGCTTCCGTAATCTCTATCTTATTAACTTGTCTCATAGGTTTTATAGTTGCAATATATCCTATAAGTAAATTCACTAATATAACTATTAAATAAGGTTTTGGATCTATAAAAAATTCCCCTAAAGTTAGCCAATCTTTATAATAAGCATAGTATATGTACACTCCAAACTGTATGATGATTGAAAGTGTACAAGAAAATATTGCAGAAATACCTCCATAGGTTACTCCTTCAAACCTTATCATTCTTCTAAATTGATTATTTGTAAGACCTATTGCTTTCATAATACCATGCTCCCTAATTCTAGATACTAGATTATAGTTAATATTGTTAAATATGCTTAGTCCACTTATTATTATTAAAACTATAATAGTAGAGTTTTTCAAAATATTATACTGTACTTCTGCTTTCTTAGCTTCTTCTCCTAAACCTGTATAATCAGACATCCAAGTATCATAAAAAAGTTCCGACATATCTTGAATCTTTTTATTTAAATATTCATAATTGGCATCATCTTCTATGTCTATACTTACTACTCTATATCTATCTATACCTGAAAATGTTTTAAACATATCTTCTGATATTATTATAGTTGGACTACCACTTAAATGACTATGTTCCAAATCTTTATAACTTATGTTATCACTGCTAATTATTCCTGCTATCTCAAACTCTTTATCTGTATAATATTGTTTATATTTCTCATATTGACCTGCCATTGCCCAATTATCTAAAGATTTTTCATATCCACCTTTAGGAATGCTTATTTTAATTTTATCTCCTAGTTTCAAATTAAATACATCACCTAACTCTTCTCTAGTATAATTCCCATTTTCATCTATATAAGCTCTTGGCATAACTAAAATGGCTAAAGGCTCTTTTTTCATATTATTTATATTTAAATTTCCCTTTAACCGTTTTTTTAAATCTTCAAGATCACTATCTGATAATCCTAATACATTATTATTGATTATTATCTCATCTTCACTATCTCCTTTGAATATATACCTATACTCAATATCAGTTAAGTTTCTCGCTCTATGGTCTAAGTGCTCTATATAATTTAGTCCATATGGATTGTTTACATAATCTTTATTAATTTTAAATTTAGAGTACAGCACTTGCTTAGCATATACTTGCTTTACTCCCTCTAGCTTTTTTAGCTCTTCTATCTGATCTTTGCTATAACCATTTTTAATAGGTACACTTGGATTTAAGTGTAGTATGAAGTCATATGACATAGACTTGTCCATAGTCTTTCTATAATTAAAGTCTCTGGTCCATAATTCATATTCGAATGATTGGTATGTGAATAACACACATCCTATCGACATTGCTGATATAGTTAATATAAATGACTTTTTATTTCTCATTATATTCTTATATGATATTTTTTTAGGTATTCCTAATACCTTTTCTATGAATCCCTCTTTATGTTTAACTTTTAATTTATTATCTTGTGTAGATTTCGTTATAGCTTCTACAGGTGATACTCTAAGTGCTAATAGTGTACCCCTGATTCCAGCTACAGATATAGCTATAAATGAAGTTATACTCGATAATCCAATAGAAAAAGTAGATATTACGATAATATTTAGATTTGTGTTTCCCTCTGTAAATAATTGTGTTGTACTTCCTTTAAATAAGTTTACCGAGATAAAACTTAGTATGACCCCTATAGTTATTCCTATAGTATATATAATCAATATTTCTATAAGCATAATATATATAATATCTTTAGACGTTGATCCTATAGCCCTCATTACTCCATATTCTTGAATCCTTTTCAATACAGAAATACTATACAGACTATATATGACCATACCTCCTGTAACCATAAGGATTAAAGAAGTTTTAACCAAGTCCCAATCTATAGAATATAGCTGACCTATAGAGTCTAGTAACATTGTATTTAACTTCATATCTTTTTTATCTTTTATTCCAATCTCTTTAGCTAATTTGTTTATCT
This window harbors:
- a CDS encoding response regulator transcription factor; the encoded protein is METILLVEDDKSLNRGISFKLERENFRVFRAENIKEAKEIFYSQDIDLIILDVGLPDGNGLDLCREIRKTSEVIIIFLTACDEEIDIVAGLDIGGDDYITKPFSLMVLISKINARLRRNTVKQNRKVTSDDISFYPQDMKLTKNGEDILLSRTELKLIRYLLLNNQQIITKEQLLTELWDIDGKFIDQNTVAVNIRRLREKIEDDPSKPEYIKTVRGMGYIWTEKCVSN
- a CDS encoding bacteriohemerythrin, translated to MKKLSIEKVGIKIMWKDKYRVGVDLIDEQHKELFNRLSTFIQIVQNEDNWDDKLDRVKETMEFLQDYVVYHFNDEEAYQEEIGYPDIENHKKIHAEFKQGINDYVKLLEQGGFTQEKIQELSAKLMTWLIMHVGRMDQKIGEYVKSKGGEVQ
- a CDS encoding acyltransferase family protein encodes the protein MGKKRNEIVDILKGIAIVTVILVHVFRGKGKIDILIGEISRWAVPCFFMIQGYYMERTAQKPWVSNFVNKITKVYLPFVMFSTMYGLYFLKVREKEFTLTDVLLGETAVHLYFVIHYMIFATFIPLLYKLKESLRVNFIWFMMISNFIICLAYEIQKSYGIKLVFYSGLNPGKYWGFVALGMLVNERKSIFNYMRENPTRSIIVSAVVTLVGLLIPFITDTVGYMYNKSSLFPLAIGITSLIISYFYKNKVKDKNRLSYIGQRSFGVYLVHLFVIYFLKSIIGTESLGIVFILTLVVSILLVNMGRILMSQLNALVNERMRKQSEKELNI
- a CDS encoding chemotaxis protein CheX, which gives rise to MKVEYINSFYKAIQDIFKLMLDLDVERGELQVADEMISGKDANVMLGVTGDLKGTVFFSFTKDMTLEMVKIMSGMDMDEIDKFVSSAIGEVVNIVGGNALIDLNSYSCTCDITPPQIILGEYKSISMSDNKAILIPLKTSIGEFDVNIFLAE
- a CDS encoding polysaccharide deacetylase family protein, whose translation is MKKNLIYSMGIIVCIVLFIYGKNMFTESYKVSSTSRAIIPILMYHHVVNDESKNNLITITDKRFKEDMDYIKENGYTSISFKELIDYKEGRRKLPDRPIIITFDDGYYNNYKYAYPILKEKNMKATIFVVGSRLGIANYNNDPRYSYFSWGEGKEMYESGLVEIQPHTYNLHYYKESSDHGEGALPKSGETKEQHHDRFSKDTENIVKAIKENIGCDSYVFAYPYGKYNDTNEEVLKDMNFKVTLTTKSKYADITDELYHLKRINVPSHKKLKELLDK
- a CDS encoding ABC transporter permease — translated: MSVYIKLALRYITSYKKRSIAMILAIALSSFLIVTVGSLSESARKSNAEYFKKTIGVQHVRYNNLNLEQVKKINDNKNVKTVGNSSYYNEGIFQNRISINLLSSDESMLYMDNTELLDGKYPIGVNEIALEKWVLKRLKLPEKLGQVIKISIKDREEEYRLVGIVEDREKSKAGKELEGYVAFIEENLPNKNYIYSFVEFEEDLNIRDEINKLAKEIGIKDKKDMKLNTMLLDSIGQLYSIDWDLVKTSLILMVTGGMVIYSLYSISVLKRIQEYGVMRAIGSTSKDIIYIMLIEILIIYTIGITIGVILSFISVNLFKGSTTQLFTEGNTNLNIIVISTFSIGLSSITSFIAISVAGIRGTLLALRVSPVEAITKSTQDNKLKVKHKEGFIEKVLGIPKKISYKNIMRNKKSFILTISAMSIGCVLFTYQSFEYELWTRDFNYRKTMDKSMSYDFILHLNPSVPIKNGYSKDQIEELKKLEGVKQVYAKQVLYSKFKINKDYVNNPYGLNYIEHLDHRARNLTDIEYRYIFKGDSEDEIIINNNVLGLSDSDLEDLKKRLKGNLNINNMKKEPLAILVMPRAYIDENGNYTREELGDVFNLKLGDKIKISIPKGGYEKSLDNWAMAGQYEKYKQYYTDKEFEIAGIISSDNISYKDLEHSHLSGSPTIIISEDMFKTFSGIDRYRVVSIDIEDDANYEYLNKKIQDMSELFYDTWMSDYTGLGEEAKKAEVQYNILKNSTIIVLIIISGLSIFNNINYNLVSRIREHGIMKAIGLTNNQFRRMIRFEGVTYGGISAIFSCTLSIIIQFGVYIYYAYYKDWLTLGEFFIDPKPYLIVILVNLLIGYIATIKPMRQVNKIEITEAIRIVE
- a CDS encoding stalk domain-containing protein, coding for MKNRILKKSFSLAIASIISISSGGLAYASNNINLNFNGQGYVPPSNTKVEDGHIMIPLKWIAEQLGAKVSWDNENKTVDIKVPESRILQSQINSFMYGLEPRTPKEAVDTWLKGVKSRSGSIQYAMLSTNLQEKTYDKFNEGYWNTGGSSPWIDDIVFLKEENINDAKVEYTIEYNLKSSAGIEGKGEKVITIEKNPEEYSSNWYITEIKSKENNCEMYTPAETIIK